From the genome of Salvelinus alpinus chromosome 19, SLU_Salpinus.1, whole genome shotgun sequence, one region includes:
- the LOC139545158 gene encoding tetraspanin-15-like isoform X2, with amino-acid sequence MFTVSLVGMVGSLRDNKTLLHMFLCVLCVLLFLQAVALIVALIFEKKTSALFQSSIREGIKHYYDDLDFKNILDFVQQKFSCCGGDDYKDWGVNQYHFCNGTGPLACGVPYTCCVPHKVGEVVNTLCGYKTLSQQRELLDEVIHVRGCIHAVNLWMGDNVGATIGLCCAIGLPQLMGIMLSCMFWNLLVEMSESMDMVDFKILKRAGFEYSELDLAGAGCCLCLPRDGGYLPLPALDPILSDPDLKPIPIRVQRPLPVQVHRPLAQSLQDLQLSGLRLDEVDIGRKQNKQKRREY; translated from the exons ATGTTCACCGTCTCCCTGGTGGGCATGGTGGGCTCCCTCAGGGACAACAAGACCCTGCTACAcatg TttttgtgtgtcctgtgtgtgctACTGTTCCTGCAGGCTGTGGCTCTCATCGTTGCGCTCATCTTTGAGAAAAag acaTCAGCCCTGTTCCAGAGCAGTATACGAGAGGGAATTAAACACTATTACGATGATCTGGACTTCAAAAACATCTTGGACTTTGTGCAACAGAAG ttctcttgTTGTGGTGGGGACGACTACAAGGACTGGGGTGTCAATCAATACCATTTCTGCAATGGCACCGGGCCACTGGCCTGTGGTGTCCCTTATACATGCTGTGTCCCCCACAAG GTGGGAGAGGTTGTCAACACTCTTTGTGGTTACAAGACTCTCAGCCAACAG cgTGAGCTCCTGGATGAGGTGATCCATGTGCGGGGCTGTATCCATGCTGTCAACCTGTGGATGGGAGACAACGTGGGAGCAACTATTGGACTCTGCTGTGCAATAGGGCTGCCACAG ctGATGGGCATCATGCTGAGCTGTATGTTCTGGAACCTTCTGGTGGAGATGAGTGAGTCCATGGACATGGTGGACTTCAAGATCCTCAAGAGGGCTGGCTTCGAGTACAGCGAGCTGGACCTGGCTGGTGCTGGCTGCTGCCTGTGTCTGCCCAGAGATGGAGGCTACCTCCCTCTGCCAGCCTTAGATCCCATCTTGTCTGACCCTGACCTAAAGCCCATCCCCATCCGGGTCCAGCGGCCCCTGCCCGTCCAGGTCCATAGGCCCCTGGCCCAatccctccaagacctccagctATCTGGGCTTAGACTGGATGAGGTAGACATTGGGCGTAAGCAGAATAAGCAGAAAAGAAGGGAATATTGA
- the LOC139545158 gene encoding tetraspanin-15-like isoform X1 produces the protein MPSYKEVRNSNRCYYFIKFTLNVYSMLFSLLGLCVLCVGVYAEVERQKNRTLEGVFLAPAVVLILLGLVMFTVSLVGMVGSLRDNKTLLHMFLCVLCVLLFLQAVALIVALIFEKKTSALFQSSIREGIKHYYDDLDFKNILDFVQQKFSCCGGDDYKDWGVNQYHFCNGTGPLACGVPYTCCVPHKVGEVVNTLCGYKTLSQQRELLDEVIHVRGCIHAVNLWMGDNVGATIGLCCAIGLPQLMGIMLSCMFWNLLVEMSESMDMVDFKILKRAGFEYSELDLAGAGCCLCLPRDGGYLPLPALDPILSDPDLKPIPIRVQRPLPVQVHRPLAQSLQDLQLSGLRLDEVDIGRKQNKQKRREY, from the exons ATGCCTTCATACAAAGAAGTGAGAAACAGCAACCGCTGCTATTATTTCATCAAATTCACCTTAAATGTCTACTCAATGCTGTTCTCG ctcctgggcctgtgtgtgttgtgcgtggGGGTGTACGCGGAGGTGGAGCGTCAGAAGAACCGTACCCTGGAGGGGGTGTTCCTGGCCCCCGCTGTGGTGCTCATCCTGCTGGGCCTGGTGATGTTCACCGTCTCCCTGGTGGGCATGGTGGGCTCCCTCAGGGACAACAAGACCCTGCTACAcatg TttttgtgtgtcctgtgtgtgctACTGTTCCTGCAGGCTGTGGCTCTCATCGTTGCGCTCATCTTTGAGAAAAag acaTCAGCCCTGTTCCAGAGCAGTATACGAGAGGGAATTAAACACTATTACGATGATCTGGACTTCAAAAACATCTTGGACTTTGTGCAACAGAAG ttctcttgTTGTGGTGGGGACGACTACAAGGACTGGGGTGTCAATCAATACCATTTCTGCAATGGCACCGGGCCACTGGCCTGTGGTGTCCCTTATACATGCTGTGTCCCCCACAAG GTGGGAGAGGTTGTCAACACTCTTTGTGGTTACAAGACTCTCAGCCAACAG cgTGAGCTCCTGGATGAGGTGATCCATGTGCGGGGCTGTATCCATGCTGTCAACCTGTGGATGGGAGACAACGTGGGAGCAACTATTGGACTCTGCTGTGCAATAGGGCTGCCACAG ctGATGGGCATCATGCTGAGCTGTATGTTCTGGAACCTTCTGGTGGAGATGAGTGAGTCCATGGACATGGTGGACTTCAAGATCCTCAAGAGGGCTGGCTTCGAGTACAGCGAGCTGGACCTGGCTGGTGCTGGCTGCTGCCTGTGTCTGCCCAGAGATGGAGGCTACCTCCCTCTGCCAGCCTTAGATCCCATCTTGTCTGACCCTGACCTAAAGCCCATCCCCATCCGGGTCCAGCGGCCCCTGCCCGTCCAGGTCCATAGGCCCCTGGCCCAatccctccaagacctccagctATCTGGGCTTAGACTGGATGAGGTAGACATTGGGCGTAAGCAGAATAAGCAGAAAAGAAGGGAATATTGA